The following coding sequences are from one Aliarcobacter skirrowii CCUG 10374 window:
- the lysS gene encoding lysine--tRNA ligase encodes MFENRFIQQRIEKAENLRNLGINPYPNDSKRDCTIAKYLNVNSDVFKLESKRDENRNYTISGRIKLFRLMGKASFLKIEDESGVLQVYVARDNLEENFYNDIFKKFVEVGDIVEVSGYPFVTGHGELSLLVTNLKILTKAISPLPEKYHGIQDKELRYRQRYLDLIMNSEVRKIFHIRSKVISLTRRFFEAKGFLEVETPMMHPIAGGANAKPFVTHHNALGIDRFLRIAPELYLKRLIVGGFEAVFEINRNFRNEGMDATHNPEFTSIEFYWAYKTYEDLIELTIEYFEYLFENLDLPKILPYGDFKIDFNKFTQIPLIQSLYEIGGVPQDIVEDKEKILEFLRANKLEANSKLNLGQLQGELFDEFVEAKLINPTFITEYPVDISPLARRNDAKPHLTERFELFIAGKEIANAFSELNDPLDQLQRFEAQMAAKDSGDDEAHEMDEDFVNALSYGMAPTAGQGIGIDRLVMMLTNQHSIRDVLLFPAMKPVKQEIDLHSEDEEK; translated from the coding sequence TTGTTTGAAAATAGATTTATACAACAAAGAATAGAGAAAGCTGAAAATTTAAGAAATTTAGGAATAAACCCTTACCCAAATGATAGTAAAAGAGATTGTACAATTGCAAAATATTTAAATGTAAATAGTGATGTATTTAAACTAGAGTCAAAAAGAGATGAGAATAGAAACTATACAATATCAGGAAGAATAAAACTTTTTAGACTTATGGGAAAAGCTAGTTTTTTAAAAATTGAAGATGAAAGTGGAGTTTTACAAGTTTATGTAGCAAGAGATAATTTAGAAGAGAACTTTTATAATGATATTTTCAAAAAATTTGTAGAAGTTGGAGACATTGTTGAAGTTAGTGGTTATCCATTTGTAACAGGTCATGGAGAGTTATCACTTCTTGTTACAAACTTAAAAATTCTTACAAAAGCTATATCTCCTCTTCCAGAAAAATATCATGGAATTCAAGATAAAGAGCTAAGATATAGACAAAGATATTTAGATTTAATTATGAATAGTGAAGTGAGAAAAATTTTTCATATTAGAAGTAAAGTAATATCATTAACTAGAAGATTTTTTGAAGCAAAAGGTTTTCTAGAAGTTGAAACTCCTATGATGCATCCAATTGCAGGTGGAGCAAATGCAAAACCATTTGTTACACATCACAATGCTTTAGGAATTGATAGATTTTTAAGAATTGCCCCAGAACTTTATTTAAAAAGATTAATTGTTGGTGGATTTGAAGCTGTATTTGAGATAAATAGAAACTTTAGAAATGAAGGAATGGATGCAACACATAATCCTGAATTTACTTCAATAGAGTTTTATTGGGCATATAAAACTTATGAAGATTTAATTGAACTTACAATTGAGTATTTTGAATATCTATTTGAAAATTTAGATCTTCCAAAAATTCTTCCTTATGGTGATTTCAAAATAGATTTTAATAAATTTACACAAATTCCACTAATTCAATCTTTATATGAAATTGGTGGAGTTCCACAAGATATAGTTGAAGATAAAGAGAAAATTTTAGAGTTTTTAAGAGCAAATAAACTTGAAGCAAATTCAAAATTAAATCTTGGACAACTTCAAGGTGAACTATTTGATGAGTTTGTTGAAGCAAAACTTATTAATCCAACATTTATTACAGAGTATCCAGTTGATATCTCTCCACTTGCAAGAAGAAATGATGCAAAACCTCACTTAACAGAGAGATTTGAGTTGTTTATAGCTGGAAAAGAGATTGCAAATGCATTTAGTGAGTTAAATGATCCACTTGACCAACTTCAAAGATTTGAAGCTCAAATGGCTGCAAAAGATAGTGGAGATGATGAAGCTCATGAGATGGATGAGGATTTTGTAAATGCTCTATCTTATGGTATGGCCCCAACTGCTGGTCAAGGTATTGGAATTGATAGACTTGTAATGATGCTTACAAATCAACACTCTATTAGAGATGTTTTACTTTTTCCAGCAATGAAACCTGTAAAACAAGAGATTGATTTACATAGTGAAGATGAAGAGAAATAA
- a CDS encoding serine hydroxymethyltransferase has product MNYITNDNLEVADIEVFEIVEAELKRQTNHLEMIASENFTSPAVMQAMGSVFTNKYAEGYPYKRYYGGCEQADKVEQLAIDRACKIFGCKYANVQPHSGSQANGAVYAALLKAGDKILGMDLSHGGHLTHGSKPSFSGQNYSAFYYGVELDGRINYDKVEEIAKIVQPKIIVCGASAYAREIDFKRFKEIADSVGAILFADIAHIAGLVAAGEHMSPFPYAHVVTTTTHKTLRGPRGGMIMTNDEEIAKKINSAIFPGLQGGPLVHVIAAKAVAFKEILDPKWKDYAKQVKANAKVLGEVLVSRGYDIVSGGTDNHLVLVSFLNKPFSGKDADAALGDAGITVNKNTVPGETRSPFVTSGIRIGSPALTARGMKEKEFEYIANKICDVLDNIEDKELHKKINKELEELASKFVIYSSSTY; this is encoded by the coding sequence ATGAACTACATAACAAACGATAATTTAGAAGTAGCAGATATTGAAGTATTTGAGATAGTTGAAGCAGAACTAAAAAGACAAACAAACCATCTTGAGATGATTGCAAGTGAGAACTTTACATCTCCAGCAGTTATGCAAGCAATGGGAAGTGTATTTACAAATAAATATGCTGAAGGTTATCCATATAAAAGATATTATGGTGGATGTGAACAAGCTGATAAAGTAGAACAACTTGCAATTGATAGAGCTTGTAAAATCTTTGGATGTAAATATGCAAATGTTCAACCACATAGTGGATCTCAAGCAAATGGTGCTGTATATGCAGCACTACTTAAAGCTGGTGATAAAATCTTAGGTATGGATCTATCTCATGGTGGACACTTAACTCATGGAAGTAAACCAAGCTTTTCAGGGCAAAACTACTCTGCATTTTACTATGGTGTTGAACTTGATGGAAGAATAAATTATGATAAAGTAGAAGAGATTGCAAAAATTGTTCAACCAAAAATCATTGTTTGTGGTGCAAGTGCATATGCAAGAGAGATTGACTTTAAAAGATTTAAAGAGATAGCTGATTCAGTTGGAGCTATTTTATTTGCAGATATTGCTCATATTGCAGGACTTGTTGCTGCTGGTGAACATATGAGTCCATTTCCTTATGCTCATGTTGTAACAACAACTACTCATAAGACTTTAAGAGGTCCAAGAGGTGGTATGATTATGACAAATGATGAAGAGATTGCTAAAAAAATAAATAGTGCAATTTTCCCAGGACTTCAAGGAGGACCTTTAGTTCATGTAATTGCTGCTAAAGCTGTTGCATTTAAAGAGATCTTAGATCCTAAATGGAAAGATTACGCAAAACAAGTAAAAGCAAATGCAAAAGTATTAGGTGAAGTTCTAGTAAGTAGAGGTTATGATATTGTAAGTGGTGGAACAGATAATCACTTAGTTTTAGTATCTTTCTTAAATAAACCATTTAGTGGAAAAGATGCAGATGCAGCACTTGGAGATGCAGGAATTACTGTAAATAAAAACACAGTTCCAGGAGAGACAAGAAGCCCATTTGTAACTTCAGGTATTAGAATAGGAAGCCCTGCTTTAACAGCAAGAGGAATGAAAGAGAAAGAGTTTGAATATATTGCAAATAAAATTTGTGATGTATTAGATAATATTGAAGATAAAGAGTTACATAAAAAAATAAACAAAGAGCTTGAAGAGTTAGCTAGTAAGTTTGTGATTTACAGTAGTTCGACGTATTAA
- a CDS encoding CvpA family protein — protein sequence MQDIAMFDIVIILITLFLGLKGLFKGFIKEVFGLLGIVGAIFIASRISLEVGNVVASVLNIENESTIKLLGFIISVIAIWFVIYSLGIIVSKIFSASGLGIFDRVLGFIFGAAKVFLIFSIIAYAINSIDSFKKSIDENFSNSIVMPHLISVGSYIMKLDTNSIKEQLNEGTKEIQEDVSAVIEGAKDEAVQMEQQASDFVKEKAAQEFEKELNRQKQQFEDELKSQKDRFDSVNNQNKED from the coding sequence ATGCAAGATATTGCAATGTTTGATATAGTAATTATTTTAATTACTCTTTTTTTAGGGTTAAAGGGCTTATTTAAAGGTTTTATAAAAGAGGTTTTTGGTCTTTTAGGTATTGTTGGTGCTATATTTATAGCTTCTAGAATATCTTTAGAAGTTGGAAATGTTGTAGCTTCTGTTTTAAATATAGAGAATGAATCTACAATAAAACTTTTAGGTTTTATAATATCTGTTATTGCTATTTGGTTTGTTATTTATAGTTTAGGTATTATTGTTAGCAAGATTTTTAGTGCAAGTGGACTTGGAATATTTGATAGAGTTTTAGGATTTATTTTTGGTGCTGCAAAAGTATTTTTAATTTTCTCAATTATAGCTTATGCTATAAACTCAATTGATTCATTTAAAAAATCAATAGATGAAAATTTCTCAAACTCTATAGTTATGCCACATTTAATAAGTGTTGGTTCATACATTATGAAGCTTGATACAAACTCTATTAAAGAGCAACTAAATGAAGGTACAAAAGAGATTCAAGAAGATGTTTCAGCTGTGATTGAAGGTGCAAAAGATGAGGCAGTTCAAATGGAGCAACAAGCAAGTGATTTTGTAAAAGAGAAAGCAGCCCAAGAGTTTGAAAAAGAGTTAAATAGACAAAAACAGCAGTTTGAAGATGAATTAAAAAGTCAAAAAGATAGATTTGATAGTGTTAATAATCAAAATAAAGAGGATTAA
- a CDS encoding sensor histidine kinase has product MERKKSIYLIGLGFIVSVILAVVLTNIYINSKQSKLLKSIYDSTNKNIFEKTQNLINDKQNTSLAIAIALSKDENLYNHLKNRTFKDLNYEKIAKLIETHSKYKNIWIQIFDKNLNSIYRSWTNIRGNLKFRPDLKKLSSLQNISTSISAGLFNVGIKARTPIFDEDGKFQGALEVVTHFDSITEDLNKNSISPVVIADKSIRKNLTNPLLSKLFIDDYYIANANVDIDLYNYIKNNGIEKYINIDSYIVENGYLISKYPLFNENGENLAYILNFIKLNSINLESLNHIKIQSVLASFIALTILFALFLAYYIKNVRYEDRKNRIILDSQPNIIIITDGEKIVTANQQLFNFFPSVKNIDEFRNKYVCICYTFEDMKNDEYLKNRFYDGKNWAEYLFTNNNKSFKVAIKNSNNELRYFSVKASTQKIDSTFLITFIDITNEILQIEKEKNEQKLIFQQSKINAVERTLNNIAHHWRQPLSVISTISSGMRLKEELNQLEKNEILESCDKIMLNTKKLSKTIEDFSTFFDKDAKNSSSIVEIINSVISFFETIFEENGIECKFTHNNDLMIECNKNDFTDSILNIIDNSIYALNSEKNLEKKVILIDFSNKELTIQDSANGIDEDILPKVFEPYFTTKHNSYGIGLGLYTVHEFFVKTLNLTIQLENKKFIYDGKNLKGLNIVINFN; this is encoded by the coding sequence TTGGAAAGAAAAAAAAGTATTTATCTAATAGGTTTAGGTTTTATCGTATCTGTAATTTTAGCAGTAGTTTTAACAAATATATATATAAATAGTAAACAATCAAAGCTATTAAAATCTATTTATGATAGTACAAATAAAAATATATTTGAAAAAACTCAAAATTTAATAAATGATAAGCAAAATACATCTTTGGCAATTGCAATTGCTTTATCAAAAGATGAAAATCTTTATAATCACCTGAAAAATAGAACTTTTAAAGATTTAAATTATGAAAAAATTGCAAAATTAATAGAGACTCATTCAAAATATAAAAATATTTGGATTCAAATTTTTGATAAAAATTTAAATAGCATTTATAGATCATGGACAAATATAAGAGGGAATCTTAAATTTAGACCTGATTTAAAAAAATTATCCTCACTTCAAAATATATCAACTTCAATTAGTGCTGGGCTTTTTAATGTTGGAATAAAAGCAAGAACCCCAATATTTGATGAAGATGGAAAATTTCAAGGAGCTTTAGAAGTTGTTACACATTTTGATTCAATAACAGAAGATTTAAATAAAAATAGCATATCTCCTGTTGTAATAGCAGACAAAAGTATTAGAAAAAACCTTACAAATCCTTTATTATCAAAGCTTTTTATAGATGACTATTATATTGCAAATGCAAATGTTGATATAGATTTATACAACTACATAAAAAATAATGGAATTGAAAAATATATAAATATAGATTCTTATATTGTTGAAAATGGTTACTTAATATCTAAATATCCACTCTTTAATGAAAATGGAGAGAATCTAGCTTATATATTAAATTTTATTAAACTAAATAGCATAAATTTAGAGAGCTTAAACCATATAAAAATTCAAAGTGTTTTAGCTTCATTTATAGCTTTAACAATACTTTTTGCCCTGTTTTTAGCATACTATATAAAAAATGTAAGATATGAAGATAGAAAAAATAGAATCATTTTAGATTCTCAACCAAATATTATAATTATTACAGATGGTGAAAAAATTGTAACTGCAAATCAACAACTTTTTAACTTCTTTCCAAGTGTGAAAAATATAGATGAGTTTAGAAATAAATATGTTTGTATATGTTATACATTTGAAGATATGAAAAATGATGAGTATCTAAAAAATAGATTTTATGATGGTAAAAATTGGGCTGAATATCTATTTACAAACAACAATAAATCATTTAAAGTTGCAATTAAAAACTCAAATAATGAACTAAGATACTTTAGTGTTAAAGCATCTACACAAAAAATTGATTCAACTTTCTTAATTACATTTATAGATATTACAAATGAGATTTTACAAATTGAAAAAGAGAAAAATGAACAAAAATTAATATTTCAACAATCAAAAATAAATGCAGTTGAGAGAACTTTGAATAATATTGCACACCACTGGAGACAGCCTTTGAGTGTTATTAGTACAATTTCAAGTGGAATGAGACTAAAAGAGGAGTTAAATCAACTAGAAAAAAATGAGATTTTAGAATCTTGCGATAAAATAATGCTAAATACAAAAAAATTATCAAAAACCATAGAAGACTTCTCTACTTTTTTTGATAAAGATGCTAAAAATAGCTCTTCAATAGTTGAAATTATAAATAGTGTAATATCTTTTTTTGAAACAATTTTTGAAGAAAATGGTATTGAATGTAAGTTTACACATAATAATGATTTAATGATAGAGTGCAATAAAAATGATTTTACAGACTCTATTTTAAATATTATTGATAACTCAATTTATGCTTTAAACAGTGAAAAAAACTTAGAAAAAAAAGTTATTTTAATAGATTTTTCAAATAAAGAGCTAACAATTCAAGATAGTGCAAATGGTATAGATGAAGATATCTTACCAAAGGTTTTTGAACCATATTTCACAACAAAACATAACTCTTATGGAATTGGTCTTGGTCTATATACTGTTCATGAATTTTTTGTAAAAACACTAAATTTGACAATACAACTAGAGAATAAAAAATTTATTTATGATGGTAAAAACCTCAAAGGCTTGAACATTGTAATAAATTTTAATTAA